CGCCAGCAGCCGGGTGTACAGCGGCAAGAAGGCGATGGAGAGCGCGCCGCCGACGAGCAAGTAGTTCAACAGATCGGGCAGTTGAAAAGCAGCATAGTAGGCATCGGTAGCCGCCCCCGCCCCCGCGCGGTAGGCGAGCACCATCTCGCGGGCGTAGCCGAGCACTCGCGACAGTAGCACGCTCGCCGCCATCAGCAGCGCCGCCACGCCCAGCCGCGTCCGTTCCGCGGCCTTTGTCACCTCGCCCTGCACTACCGGCCCTCCTGCGCGCGTTTATGCCCGATCAGCGCGCCGAAGCCCACCGCAGCGCTGCCCGGCGGGCTGGCGGCCGCCTGTATCCGGGCTGCGCGCAGCCGGTCTCCAACACGGCAAAATGCCGAGCTGATCCATTGACTGCTGCCGGCAGCGGCGTAAGCTCGCCGCAATCCAACTGCGGGGGTGAAGCATGAAGCTGTACGATTTCGCCATGGCGCCGAATCCGAAACGGGTGCGAGTCTATCTCGCGGAGAAGGGGCTCAGTGTCCAACTCGAACAGGTGGACATTGTCTCGGGACAAACCCGCTCGCCCGAGTTTCTCAAGAAGAACCCGTTGGGGGGCTTGCCGGTGTTGGAACTCGATGACGGCACGTTCTTGCCCGAGTCTTTGGCGATCATGGAGTACTTCGAGGAATTGCACCCCGAGCCGCCGATGATCGGCACCACTCCGCTCGAGCGCGCGCGGGTACGGGCGCTCGAGCGGATCGCCGAGCTGGGGGTGTTATCGAACGTGGCGGCGGTGTTCCAGAACACGCACCCGCTGATGGCCGGGCGGCTGAAGCAGTCGGCCGAGGCCGCGGAAAACGCGCGCGGACGGCTGGCCAGTGTACTGAAAATGCTCGATGCCGAGATCGGCAGCCGCCCGTTTGTGGCCGGTAATCGCCCGTCGATTGCCGACTGTACACTGCTGGCGGCGCTCGATTTCGCCGAGTTGGCCGCGCTGCCGATTGATCCCGCGCGTACCAACGTGGCGCGTTGGTACGCCGCGTTCAAGCAGCGCCCGAGCGCGTCGGCGTAAACGGCTGCGCAAGAGCACATTGGCTATGCCTGGCTGCCGGGTGAATCCCGGGGCGTGGGCGCCGGAGGTCCGTCAGAAACTGCCCGCGCTAAGGCTCTCGAAGCGTGCTCTCCGCCTTCTTCAGCAGACTGTCAGATCTCGCAGGCCCATTGGAGCAACTATTGACGGCAAACGTGCAGAGGCGGGTCAGCCCGGTGGCGTACAAGATGCGGGGAGAGCGCCTGGTCCTGAATCCCGATTATCTGGGCTCAGGACAGCAGCAGGCCGACCCCCGTGCCCAGCGCCAGCAACACAAAAGCACGCAGCGTGTTGAGCTGCGCCGGAATTACGTGGGCCGTCGTCTCTGGGCATGCCAACAGGGTGCGACTAGCCACGCTCGCCGGTGGTAGGCCGAGTGCACCAAGCCACACACCCCACGGCAAACCGAATAGCGGCAACAACGCCAGGGTGACGAAAGCTGCGCTCACTAGGATTGTGAAGACACGGCTGGCGCGCTGGCGCCCGAGCTGCACCACCAGCGTGCGCTTGTTCGCCGCTCGGTCCGCACGGTAGTCGGGAAATTCGTTGACCCACAGAAAGGCGGCAATCATCATCCCGAGCGGCAGCGCGACCAGCACCACTGCGGTTGTGATACGGCCGCGTTGCACCAGATACGTTCCGGCGCAGATCAGCGGCCCGTAACACAGGCCCACCGCGAACTCGCCTAGGCCGCGGTACGACAAACGAAGCGGCCGCGCGTGGTAAAAGTACGCACACGCCACTCCGACGACGCCCAGAACCAACACCGCCGCTTCCCGTCCCACCGCTATCGCCAAGCCAATTGCGATGCCCAGTGCATAGCCAACAACCGCGATGTCGACCGTCTGGCGCCGTGTCAGCAGCGCCTCGACCAGCACGCGTTTCCCACCCGAGAACGGGCTGCGGTCTTCCGCCTCCACAGCCAAGTCGGTGCCGGAGTCGAAGTCCACCACCTCACCCGAGGCGTTCTTCGCCACCTCGATGCAGAAGATCCCCAACACCGTCAGCGCCAGCCAGCCGATCATCAGGTGGCCGTCGCCCGCGGCGGCGCAGGCACCGAGAAACATCGAACTGAACGAGGCCAGCGAGATCTTCGGGTCAGCCAACCGCCAAATGCCGGCACTAATGTGGCTCATGGCAGAAGAGGCTCCACGCCCGTCATACTGCCTGATGCGGCG
The window above is part of the Deltaproteobacteria bacterium genome. Proteins encoded here:
- a CDS encoding glutathione S-transferase family protein encodes the protein MKLYDFAMAPNPKRVRVYLAEKGLSVQLEQVDIVSGQTRSPEFLKKNPLGGLPVLELDDGTFLPESLAIMEYFEELHPEPPMIGTTPLERARVRALERIAELGVLSNVAAVFQNTHPLMAGRLKQSAEAAENARGRLASVLKMLDAEIGSRPFVAGNRPSIADCTLLAALDFAELAALPIDPARTNVARWYAAFKQRPSASA
- a CDS encoding prenyltransferase; translated protein: MSHISAGIWRLADPKISLASFSSMFLGACAAAGDGHLMIGWLALTVLGIFCIEVAKNASGEVVDFDSGTDLAVEAEDRSPFSGGKRVLVEALLTRRQTVDIAVVGYALGIAIGLAIAVGREAAVLVLGVVGVACAYFYHARPLRLSYRGLGEFAVGLCYGPLICAGTYLVQRGRITTAVVLVALPLGMMIAAFLWVNEFPDYRADRAANKRTLVVQLGRQRASRVFTILVSAAFVTLALLPLFGLPWGVWLGALGLPPASVASRTLLACPETTAHVIPAQLNTLRAFVLLALGTGVGLLLS